The Phormidium yuhuli AB48 DNA window AACCGCCTCCGGGGTGACGGCGTTGCTTTCCAGGGGAGTGGTGGCGTAGAGATGGCGGATGGCCGCTGACTCGAAATCGGCCATCGGCAAATCTTCCGCCTGGGGGTCAATGCTGAGGAAGGAGGCGGTGGCCGGTTGGCGGTTCTGTTGTAGGGTGAGTCCTGTCTGCACCGAGGGGAGGCGCGAGATGGCGAAACAGTCGGGAAATAGGGCTTCTAGGGGCAGCAGGTGCAGTTCCTTGTGGGGGAGCAGAATGAGGGGGATGCTGTGGGGTGCGGCGCTGTTGGGGGGCGCGAGTTGGGCGACAATGCGATCGATGTCGAGCAGTTGCTTTAATTCATCGAGGCGTTGCGGGAGTTGTTGTCGCCAGGGATGGTCGGGGTTGCTGTGGGATTTGTCCTTGCTGTCTCGGTAGTCGAGATAGTCCCGGTTCCAAGCCTGCCACCAGTCCTGAAAGGCGCAGTAACGCTCTCTAGCGGAGGTGGCAGCATCGAGCCGCTGCGGCGGTTGTCCCGGTTGAATGAGGAAGATATTGAGGGCGGTGGGGCTACAATGCCAGTCTATGAGAGGGGCCTGGTCATGGTTGGCGAAGGCGGTGGCGGCTGCGGCGGTGGCGGAGACAAATTCATCAGTCCAACCGCGCAACCACCAGCTTAAACAGGTGTTTTTCCCCCGTTCGGCCAGTTCCCAGGCGGCGATGTCGTTGCTCTCCTGTGCGAGACGGTCTACGGTGGCTTGTTGGAAGTCAGCAAACTCGAATTGTAGCTGGCGTTTCTTGCCAGGACTGGGTAGGCTGTCGAGGTATTGGTGCAGTACGTCTGCCCCCTGTCGCATGACTTCTGCTGCGGTGTCTGGCTCGTCGAGGCTGGAGTAGACGCGGGCGAGATCCCGTAAGACGTTGAGATGCCATTCGGGAAATTCTAGGGCGGTGAGGGTTTCTAGGGCGGTGAGGTATTCGCTTCGGGCTTTGCTGAAGTAATTGTGGCGATTTTGCAGATACAGCTTGGGATGAGCGTAGGCGTAGTGCGATCGTCCTTTGACATAGTGCAATAACCCCCAACCTTCTGGATGGGTGTCTCGTGTGCAGTGTTGCAGTCCTTGGTCGTAGGTGGCAAGTTGTCCGGGATAGCCGGGTTGGGCGAGTTGGGGATATTGAATGGTGAGGGGAGTCATCACGGAATGCATGAGTTTGCCGATTGCAATTCCTCGGTTTAGCCAAGCCCAGTCAAACTGGGAATTGAGAGCCAGGGCGCGATCGCAACTCTCCAGCGCCTCCTCGTATCGCCCTAAGTCATCGAGCGCATTCCCTCGGTTGTGCCAAGCCAGGTCGTCATTGGGATTGAGAGCTAGGGCGCGATCATAACTCTCCAGCGCCTCCTCATATCGCTCTAAGTTATAGAGCGTCTTCCCTCGGTTGTGCCAAGCTAGGTCGAGATTGGGATTGAGAGCTAGGGCGCGATCGCAACTCTCCAGCCCCTCGTCATATCGCCCTAAGTTATTGAGCGCAACCCCTCGGTTGTGCCAAGCTAGGTCGAGATTGGCATTGAGAGCTAAGGCGCGATCAAAACTCTCTAAAGCTTCTCGATATAAATGTAAATGGTTGCATAGGATAGCCCCTCGGTTGACCCAAGCCAGGTCGTAATTGGGATTAAGAGCTAGGGCGCGATCGCAACTCTCCAGCCCCTCCTCATATCGCCCTAAGTTATTGAGCGCATTCCCTCGGTTGCCCCAAGCCTGGTAAAGATTGGGATTGAGAGCTAGGGCACGATCATAACTCTCCACCTCCTCCTCGTATCGCCCTAAGTTACCAAGCCCAATCCCTCGGTTGTGCCAAGCCATGTCGTCATTGGAATTGAGAGCTAGGGCGCGATCGCAGTTTTCCAAAGCCTCTTCATCTGCCCCAGCATCTAAGGAAGCCCTTGCACGTTCCAACCAAACCTCCGCCTCCTCCTCACTCTCACTCAAAACCGGCAACCTCTCCCCTCCCGTCTCCGACACCTCCTCCTCACTCTCCCTCTCAACCTCCTCCGGTATCTCCCGCGCCAGCAACGCCTCACCAATCTCCGCCGCCGTTTCCCCCACCGGGTCACAACCTTGGCCTCGCAACCGCACCATGCGCCGCGCCAGTTCCTGATTCGGAACCGGAGACGACATCAGCGTATCTCTGAACCGCTGTAACCAATTGAGAAACCAGGGGTCTTGCGCCCGTCCTTGCAAGTGGTCCGCCACCTGTTGCGCGGTCCATCCCGCCTCTACGCCGTCCAGCAGTCCAAAAAACAGGGTCTCGTACTGGGAATCACTGAGGGAGACCAAGTCTGGGGTTGTCTGAGGAGACTCGCCAACTGGAGAGGAAGTCCCGCGCCATTTCGCCCACAATTGCTTCAGCCAACGCCACAGTCGCCGCCACATCGCTGCTTCTCCTCATAGACCTTTTCCCAGTATGACGCGCTCCCCCCTGGAGGGCAACCGCAAGGGATTGCCCCGACGGTCAGGGTTTCACCATTTCCTGAAAACCCTAAATCGTTAGGAGTTGAGCCAACCTCGCAAAATGTTTATGACCACCGGAGCAAAAGGTTCCAGCACCCCGTCTTGAGGTTGTCCAATCCGCCGTAGGGGCGAAAAATCCCCTCCTGGGAGGGGCAGGGGTGGGTTATGACCCTACAATTTTGTATAAAATGCAACAAATTACACCGTATATCCTGAAGACCCAGATAGAATTACTCTTTTAATGCTTTTTCTCGAATGTCTCGACGAATATCTGGAGTTAAATCGACATACTGTTTTTGAGGATTGACACGTTTCCAGGCAACTAAGCTAGTCGGTTCAGCCCCTTTATGAATGGCTCGCATGACGCAACTCTTGTTTACGAAGTAATAGTTTGGCTTTAACCAATTCTAAATTATTTTGATGGGTTGGCTCAGCCATGAGTTCCCTGAGCAATTGATGAGCTTGGCTTAGATTAGAGTCTTGGATAGCATCTAGTAAATCGTTAAGCTTAGACTCAAATTCTGGGTCACGAATGCTAGTATCCATAACATCCAATAAGACTGTATTAACATCTTGCCCATATTGGGACGGTAATTCTTGAATTTTACCATTATTTAAAGCATAAACCAAAATGTTTTTGCAATCACTAATCATCAAAGGAGAATGGGTAGTTAGAATGAACTGACAATTGGGAAAGGTGTCAAGTAGGCGATCGCACAAACGACGTTGCCAAGACGGATGTAAATGTAAATCAACTTCATCAATCAAAACAATACCATCTCCTATCAATGGATTCTCTAAAGCAGGATTCAGCATCGCAAGACGGCGAGCAATATCTCCCACTAAAGCCATTAACGATTTTTCACCTTGAGACAGTTGAGCAACATTTAACGTCTCGCCATTTTTATCAACCGCCATATAGAGACAAGGTTTCCGACGCACTCTCAGGTTGTCCAAATGGGGCATAAAGCGGCGGATAGCTGTACGAACTGCGGTTAATTGGCGGTCTTTGGCTGACGCTTGGAGTTCCTTTAACACCTGCCATATATCTTGATGGGTCTCAGCAAGAGGCTTCAGTTGATTCAGGACTTCATCAGAAATTCCCGACTCATTTTCTGCATCTTCTCGTTCTCGGAACCACTCAAAAAAGCGACGAAAATCAACCCCCTGACTGAGAGAACTTTCATAAGCGTCTAGTTGCAGAAAAGTATGTTTAGTTCTGATTTTTAGCGGAATATCGAGAACAACTCGCTCAACCGGGTAGAAAGCAATAAGGGGGAGGCTGACCTGAGCATCTTGGCTTAAGGCATTCCGATAATAGCTGGCTAAGCGGCTGCAATCTGTTAGTTGACTGTTATAATTGGTCTTACGTCCTTTTTTGGTTTTGGCAATAGTCCACTGAACGTCATTATCTCTCGCCGTATTATCAGGGTAAACTGATGTCTCAACGGAATCACAAACCTGGACTTTAATGGTCGCCCCATTAGCGCCATTGAGGATGTCATCTTCGGCGATATAACTGCCATGCCCTTTTTCTGTACTGAGACGGGCAATAAACCAACTCAGTGAGATGGTTAATGCGTTCAAAATAGATGTTTTCCCAGCTCCATTGTTGCCGACAAATACCGTGATATTACTGGGATTTTGCGGTGTTGGGGCTAAAGGCAACTCCAAATGTTCAAAGAGTCCAATATTTTTTAAAGTAATCGATTTAATTTCCATTTCAGTACAGTCCAGGTCTCGATAGCTTTGAATGAGGAAAGAGTCACGTGAAGCAGAAGCGCGATCGCACCTTGGCAGGGATTCATTTTTCGCGACTGGGTGGTTGGCTGTGGGAACAACATGATAGGGCGAAAAAATTTTCGCCCCTACGGTTCACTGGGAAACACCTCAAAAATATCAATTCCCAACTTATCCTGAATCAGAGATTGTGCCTGGTTAGGATTCTCATAAATTAACTCCAACAATTCCCTAGGTGTTAACCCCACCTCTTGAGCATAAAAACTGACCTCAGACATAATCCGCGCCTCCGATTGCCGCAAATACATACTCAAACAGTGACGAGCCTGAGTCGAATTATCCCGTTGAGTCCGAAAAAAGGCTAGAGCATTGAGGAGCCGGTCCTCATAGGGAGCCAAAGGCTTTAAATCTAACGATTCAGGATGTTTAGAAATCATGATATTTGAATGCCAACAAGTCGCTGGATTTATCAACAAATTTGCCGATACCCTTAAGCCGAGATAGCCAGTTGTCCGGGCATCAGCCAGCACGGGGGTCCCCCAGAACCGAGATAGTTTTCCCAGATACCGATGTCCCCCAGACCCCCTATAATAAAACTAAGACATCCAAACCGCAGTGCAACAGAGGTCAATGGCCTTGTCTCGCCAAACGTCAAAAAGCCCCAGGACTCAGTCGGCGATGGGCTTTGGGATATTCTTTCTGGGCCTACTGGTTGCGATCGCCATCCAGCAAGGGCAACATCCCAACCCGGCCCCAGTTGACGTTCCCCCCCCATCCTCCTCCTCGGAGTCTGAAAGAAATCAACGTGAGTTCAACCCGGATACCCCGGAAACTCCAGCGGCGGGTTCTGCTGAAGATATCCCAATCCCGACTCCCCAAACGGGCGATCGCAACTTTGACCAGACCAACTTCATTGTCCGCGCCGTGCGTCAGGTAGAACCCTCCGTCGTACGCATTGAGCCTCAGCGCCTCTATTCTGAAGATCACCTAGGACCCTCTGACCTGCTAGACCCCATCCCCCCCTCTTCCTACTCCCAAAACGCAGGAACCGGCTTTGTCATTGACGACCAGGGCCATCTTCTCACCAACGCCCATGTTGTGGGCAATGCCAACCGAGTGCGAGTCGTTCTCCATGATGGCCAAACCGTCCGCGGCCAAGTCCTCGGACGAGATAGCGTCACCGATGTAGCCGTCGTCAAACTTGAAGGCGTTAGCCTGGCCCCAGTCCCCATCGGCGATTCCGATGACCTCAAACCCGGCGAATGGGCGATCGCCATCGGCAATCCCCTCGGTCTAGATAGTACCGTCACCATGGGCATCATTAGCGCCACCGGACGCAGTAGCCGCGAAATTGGTGTTCCCGACCGCCGCGTCGGCTTCATTCAAACTGATGCCGCCATTAACCCCGGGAACTCCGGTGGCCCACTCCTCAACGCCTCAGGGGCCGCCATTGGCATGAACACCGCCATCCTCGACGGGGCCCAAGGGTTGGGCTTTGCTATCCCCATCAAAACCGCCTTACGGGTCGGACAGCAACTCATCAACGATGGCGTCGCTCAACATCCCTATCTCGGAGTTCGCCTCAAAACCCTTGATGCGAACCTTAAAGCTGACTTAGACCAAACCGAAAACTTCCCCAAACTGACCGTTAACCAAGGGGTCTTGATTATCGATGTTGTCCCCAACTCCCCCGCCGAAGCCGCCGGCCTACAACTAGGAGATGTCATTCTCCAGATTGGCGAGGTCTCAGTAGTGAATTTTGAAAAGGTGCAGCGTATTGTGGAAGAAAGCCCCATTGGTGAAGCTCTGGAACTGACAATTGCACGAGGTGAACAAAAACTCACCCTAGACGTGCGCCCTAGCCAACTTCCCTCAGACTAACCCCTGCACCAGAGCCATACGACAATCAGACCCTTAACATAACTGTTGAAGGGCTGTTCCCATTGTTGTGATGTCCCCCATAGACTTGTCCATCGTACAACACACAGTCCCATGACCAATCGTCTCGCCAACAGTCAAAGCCTCTATCTGCGCAAACATGCCGAGAATCCCATCGATTGGTGGTATTGGTGTGATGAAGCCATCGAATTAGCTCGCCAGGAGAACAAACCCATCTTTCTCTCCGTGGGCTACTCCAGTTGTCACTGGTGTACCGTCATGGAGGGAGAAGCCTTCTCAGACCCCCAGATTGCCGACTATCTCAACCAGCAGTTTGTCCCCATTAAAGTCGATCGCGAGGAACGCCCCGATATCGACAGCCTCTATATGCAGTCCCTGCAACTCATGTCAGGACAAGGCGGCTGGCCCCTCAACGTCTTTTTACTCCCCCACAGTCTCGTCCCCTTCTATGGGGGAACCTATTTCCCCGCTGAACCCCGCTATGGTCGGCCCAGCTTCCTACAAGTTCTCACCCAGTTACGGGACTACTACGACAACGAAAAGGAAAAGCTAGACCGCATCAGTGAGGATATGCTGACGGCCTTGCAACAAGCCGCCGAACTTCCCCCAGAGTTCAAACAGATTGAGAACAGCTCCCTCCTCAATGACCAACTCCTACAACGGGGATTAGAAGCCAGTATCCGAGTCCTGGAACCGGAAGGGGCCCCCTGTTTCCCCATGATGCCCTACGCCCAAACTGCCCTCCGGGGAACTCGCTTTCAGTTGGATAAAGACTTTGTCGCTCAACCCCGCTGCGACCAACGAGGCTTTGATTTGGTGCTTGGGGGGATTTTCGACCAGGTAGGGGGCGGATTTCACCGCTATACCGTCGATGCCACTTGGACAGTTCCCCATTTTGAGAAAATGCTCTATGACAATGGGCAAATTCTCGAATATCTTGCCGATTTATGGTGTTCTGGCACCCAAGACCCCGCCATCGCTCGGGCGGTGAGACTCACGGTGTCCTGGCTCAAACGGGAGATGATGGCCCCGGAAGGCTATTTTTACGCCGCTCAAGATGCCGATAATTTCACCAGTCCCCAAGAGCGAGAACCCGAAGAGGGCGCCTTTTATGTCTGGTCTGACGCTGAGTTACGGGAACAACTCACCCCGGAGCAGTATCAGGCCCTAGAGGCAGAATTCTATATCTCCAAAGCCGGGAATTTTGAGGGCAAGATCGTCCTACAGCGTCGCCAGCCAGGAGTCCTCAGTGAAGCGGCGCAAGAGGCTCTACAACGCCTGTTTGAGGGGCGCTATGGTGCGGGAGTGAGCCGGGAGCAGCCCTTCCCCCCCGCACGGGATAATCAGGAGGCTAAATCGAGGGATTGGGCCGGTCGCATTCCCCCCGTCACCGATACCAAGGGGATTGTGGCTTGGAATAGTTTGGTCATCTCGGGGTTGGCTCGGGCCTCGGTGGCCTTTGGGGAACCGGAGTATTTGACCATGGCCGCCAAGACTGCCGACTTTATCCTCAATCATCAATGGATTGAGGGCCGCTTCTATCGGCTGAACTATGAGGGAACTCCCTCGGTATTAGCCCAATCGGAGGATTATGCTCTATTTGTTAAGGCTCTCTTAGATTTAGTCGAGGCAGGAGCGCCGGATTATCTGGATGCAGCCATCAATGTGCAAGCGGAGTTTGATGAGCATCTCTGGAGTGATGAGTTGGGAGGCTACTATAATGCCGCCCAGGATACCAGTGGCGGGGCAATTGTGCGAGAACGAGCCTACACCGACAATGCGACCCCTGGCGCCAATGGGGTGGCGGCGATGAATTTAGTGCGTTTGTCCCTCTATGGGGAGGAATTGCTCTATTTGCAGCGGGCCGAAGCGGTCTTAAATGCCTTCCTCGCCATTTTGCAAAAGATGCCCCAGGCTTGTCCCAGTTTGTTTGCAGCTTTGGATTGGTTCCAGAATGCTACCTTGGTCCGAACAACCGCTGCCGAAATGGCTCAGTTGAAGGAACGCTATTTGCCCGCAACAGTGCTGAAACAGGTACAGGAATTGCCAGATGGGGCCGTTGGCTTAGTCTGTCAGGGGTTAAGTTGTTTGGAACCGGCTCGCGATCGCAATAGCCTCTTGGCTCAACTCGAACAGAGTCAAAGCCGCATCGGAATCGGTTAAGGCGTTCTCAAAAAACCTTGACAGACTTATGGCGGATGGAAAGGCTAAGATTGAGGCGGTTTAGTTTAAGCCCAGCATTCTCAGTCCAGGGGTCTGGGGGCCGAGTTCGCGCCGGTCTAGTCCTGGGCTGGAGATTCCCGATTTGTGGCCGACAGCTCTGAAACCTATTCTTAAGGTGGAATGTGAGATAGTTGATCTAACTCGTGCTTCGGGTCAATTCCTCTCAGAAATGACTCTGACACAAGAGGTCTCAGACCCAGAAGCAACTAGTTACATCAGTGATGCTCACCGCTGCCCCTAGTTCACCACAAGGTTCCGTAGGGGCGAATGGTTGTTTGTCCTGACGAACGGCTGTTTGCCTGGGCGAAGATGTTTTAGCCTCTACTGGGCCCCTGTTCCATCCCGCCAAGGGTCGGTTTAATCTTAATCTCGACTGGCGGCATTGTTGACGGATGTATCTCCGCTATTAGGAGGGTTTATGAGTTCCTCTTCTCGTTCAAATTCCGATTTTAATGACACGATGCAGTCCCCACTCCATCCTCCCAATCCCAATCCGAAAGGGTCCACCGCTGATTCGATCAATCTCGTTGGTCCTGATGCCTTATTACGTCCAAAACCCCCTGTTCCACCCCCACCCCCTGAGGACAAACCGGACCCCCCAACCGCCGAGGCCTCGGTGGACCCTGAGCCTGAAACTCCCCAACGTCCTGTTCCCATTCCTCCCCCCAGTGAACCCCGGCAATATCGCGCCATCGGTGTAGTTCGTGGCCGCTATATGCCCTCGCAAGAACAAATCACCCAGGGCGTCCTGCAAACGGCCGACGATGTGGCCGTTGAAGCGGTGTTATTGGGGCGGGTGATGAGTCTGGTGAAAAACCACATTGACCTGGAACAAGACCATCTTTGGGTGGTTTATCCCAGAACCGGCCAGCGAGATGGCAATCTCCATTTACAAATTGTTGGGGTCTGGGAACCGGAAAACCTTAGTCAAGATGAGTCAGACGCCGCTCTTCCTCCCCTGTCCTCGGACGAGGTCCATGAAGGCTATTTTTCCGTACGCGGTGAGGTGGTATTTCATTCAGAAGAAGAGCATCGTGTGATTGTGAAAATTCGTCAAGGCCCTCGGAAGGCGGGACAACCTCCAAAATTCTTTAAACTGGCTTTGACGGGAACGGCGACGGGCCGCGTTCTACGACACTTTTGGTCGTTTGATGTGGAGCGTCAGGGCCAGGACTTAGTGATTTTGAGCGGGGAGAATATGGGGGTGATGCCCCCGAAACGCAAGACGAACTCGAAGTCGTCGCCAAATCGTCGCCCTGGCCGCCGTAAATTTGGGCCCGAGTCTAAGGGAAATCGCCCAACCCCGCGCCCGAAAAAGGTTAAGGATTCTCAGCCTCCGGCCTCGGAGTAGCTACTCCAGAACCCCGATGTCTAGTCTTAGAGTCGGGGTTTTTGTCTGTTGATTATTCACATTTTTTTTGATGAAAGGAGACAATGCTCTCATGGCTTCGAATGATAGTGGCCGTCTAGTTTTGAATCATTCAACTCATGTGGATGGGTTGATTCCTGTGTTGGAACGGTTGGTCTCCTTCCAGGGAATTCGTACCATTACCCCTGGGGTCATCTCCCGTTCCCGTGGCCACATCCCTAAGTTGAAACTGCGAGTTTCAGTTCCTATTCGGGGAGGTTATAAGGCGATCGCCCGTGCGGGAAAAACGGTTCAGGAAGTCTTTGTTCTCACCAGTCTCTCGAAAGGAGAGTTAGAACAAGCGATCGCTGAAAGTCTCAATTAAACAAACCTCGGGGGTGCTGATGGTCAAACTCAATAATAATCGCCTAACGTTAATCTTGGGCATTCTCGGCACCATCGTCCTATTACTAGGGGCGGTGCTACTTCTAGCCTGGAGTGAGGGAAGCACTGAGTCCGCTGAAGAGTTCTGGGATGTTCTGGAAAATGTCGTTATTACCCTCATGGGGGAATATCCCGATAAACCCAAAACTCTGTTAGGTCGAATTATTCAACTTTTTTTATTGGTTTTTGGAACCTTACTTTTTGGCACAATCATCGGAAAAATTTCCTCTTTATTTGTGACTCACGCTCTCTGGAACCAACAAAAAATGAAAAAATTCAAAAAGCACATTATTATCTGCAATTGGAATGGCAAGGCATCCAGTATTATTCAACAATTACTAGAGTCGAATCATGGGGAACCCCTAGACATTGTGGTGGTCTCTGCCTCGGAAGTCTTCGCTGCTCGAGATTTTCATCATTTCGAGAATGTTCACTTCATTCAAGCCGATCCCACTCATCATGTCACCCTGGAGGATTTACAAGCTTTCCAAGCCAAGGCCATCATTTTACTGGCTGACGACGAGAGTTCAGGGCCCGATGAAAAAAATGCTCTCATTGCTTTGGCGGTGAAGCATTTAGAAGAAACTCCTGGCAAACAGAAGGACATTCATGTGATTGCGGAACTGGTGAACCTCGATCGCCGCCGCCATCTGCAAGAGGCCGGAGTCGATGAGGTGGTCTCGGCCCGAGACTATAGTTCGGGAATTATTGCCCAAAGTGCCATTTTCCGCAATATGTCGGTGGTCTATCAGCAACTTTTGACCTATTCTGATGACTCCAATGAGTTTTATTTTATTCAGCCGGGGAATTATCCGTCGGAGTTACTGGGGAAACGCTTTCCTGAGTTGGGGACCTGGATTAGTGATTACAGTGCCAAGCATCCGAATAATCCTATCTTACTCTTGGGGGTTAAACGGGGAGATGGGACAATCCTCCTCAATCCTAAACCCAGTCATTTTGACCACTTGGAGGAAGAGGATAGTTTGATTGTCATGGCGTTCCGTAATATCGAGCGCATTGTCTGACCCCTTGGCGGTTAGCCCCCAGTTAATCGCTGTTGGGCTAACTGCGATCGCCCTCGGATGGCGGCTTCCTCATCCTCGTGATGGAGTCGTTGCAAACAGGGCTCAATTTCTTGCCGGACCGCTGTCTCCCCTAAACTCTTCCCTAAGGCTTCTAAGCCGACAATGGCAGCATAACGAACCACCCATTCAGGATCGGCAGTGGTTTCGAGTAATCGCGTCAATACGCGACGTTGGCCAGCCGCCTGTTGGCTCGCATCCAGAGTCTGCCACTGGATACGACCTAACCCTCGGGCGGCGGCGCGACGGACGCTGAGGGCAAAGTCTCCAGCGGCAGTTAACAGGACATCTAGGGCGCGAGGGTCGCCAATTTCTGCCAAGGAACGGATGGCCCAGGCTCGGGCCCCATAGTTATAGCCGTCGAGATGCTTGAGGAGCGGTTCGACGGCGGGTTCCCCGATGGTTACTAACCCTTGAACAGCGGCCACGGCGGCCCCAGGATTGTTGAAGCCTAAGACTTCAATGAGTTTGGGGACCGCTTGGGGATTACTGGTTTGGGCGAGCGATCGCACGGCCATCAGCAGACTGACCGCCGAATCAGCGCGGTCAACGTCAGCAAGGAGAGAGTCGAGAGTCATCGAAACAGAATTCGTCGCTATAACAGGTTATCCATTTGGGTCATGATATCGATGGCGGCCTCGTCTAGGTCATCGATTTGGGCCAGGTGATGTTCGAGAATCCCTTTGAGGGCAATCAGTTTGAGGCTATTTTCGGCTAAGGTTTCGGCAACGGGGGTGACGGCTTTGAGATAGCCGATCGCCCCGACATCCATGAGGGCCGCCCGCCGTAGTTGTAATTCTGGGGCCCCGAGAGCGGCGATGAGGCGATCGCCATACTGCTCCTCCCCCGTTAACTGATACAGGGCCCGGGCCGCCGCAAAGCAAACCCGAGGCACATCATGCTCTAAGAAAGGACGCACCGGCTCAATGGCGTCAGTCGCTTTCAACGCCCCCAACGCCTCTAGAATCGCATCGTAGGGCTGTACCAGGTGCGGTTTTCCCGGGACGCGAACCGCTGCCTCGACCCCACCCTCTAGAAGAGCCAGTAATCCGGGGATGGCCCGAGCATCTCCTAGGGCCTCTAAGGCTTGAGCGGCGGACTCGCGAACATAGTAATCGCTACAGGTCAAACTTTCAATCAGGGCAGGAACCGCTCGTCTATCCCCGAGTTTTCCTAAAGCTTTGGCGGCGTTACGACGCAGGGGATAGCCCCCCCCGGGGGAACGGTCAATGGTGTCGCTGAGGGCCTCAATCAGAGCCTCTCGACCCCGATCATCACGGACACGAAAACGCCCCAGCCACCACGCTGCATAATAGCGAGTGCTGGGGTCGTCGGTTTGTTGTAAATTCGCGATCGCCTGTTCCGTCGTCCAAGACTCGGCGGCGATCGCAACGGGCGTTTCTGACGGCTGCATGAGACAGGAAATGTACTTACTCGTCGGATCCTGATTCTTCCGCAGAACTGCCGTTGGGGTCAAATGTCACCGGCTCAATGCTGACAATTTCACCCCCCATTCGGGTAATCCGTCGCATCTCTTCATTCATGCGGTTGTAGGGAACCGTCATGAAAATGCTGTCACTGCTACGAATGGGATAATCATTCTTATCGGTTCCGGGAGATTGGCGCAGGCCACGAACCTCGTAGCGGAACATACGACTCCCCGAAGGAGTGCTACTGTTGAGTGCTGTAGAACCCATCATGGTTGGATGTCAACTCCTCTCTATTGCGATGTCTAATCCGTAGGGGTTGGAGAGGTTGTGGCGGCTAGAAACCACCCTCACCCCTCCAACTGATTCGCGAGTCCCCGAGAAGCCGCTGTTACGACTCCTCGAACGGACCTCAACCTATCCTAGTTGGCAGGTTCAATACTCGCGACTTTTCCACCTTCACGCTGGATGCGTTGCAAGGTTTGGGAAAGGCGATTGTAGGGAACAAAGAAGGAACGGCTGCTACGGCGTACAGTGGGGGTTCCACCACGACGTAGGTTATTGGGATAGTTACGTCCCAAGAGTTTCGTCACTTCGATGCGGTACA harbors:
- a CDS encoding HEAT repeat domain-containing protein, translated to MQPSETPVAIAAESWTTEQAIANLQQTDDPSTRYYAAWWLGRFRVRDDRGREALIEALSDTIDRSPGGGYPLRRNAAKALGKLGDRRAVPALIESLTCSDYYVRESAAQALEALGDARAIPGLLALLEGGVEAAVRVPGKPHLVQPYDAILEALGALKATDAIEPVRPFLEHDVPRVCFAAARALYQLTGEEQYGDRLIAALGAPELQLRRAALMDVGAIGYLKAVTPVAETLAENSLKLIALKGILEHHLAQIDDLDEAAIDIMTQMDNLL
- a CDS encoding DUF2103 domain-containing protein — its product is MASNDSGRLVLNHSTHVDGLIPVLERLVSFQGIRTITPGVISRSRGHIPKLKLRVSVPIRGGYKAIARAGKTVQEVFVLTSLSKGELEQAIAESLN
- a CDS encoding potassium channel family protein; its protein translation is MVKLNNNRLTLILGILGTIVLLLGAVLLLAWSEGSTESAEEFWDVLENVVITLMGEYPDKPKTLLGRIIQLFLLVFGTLLFGTIIGKISSLFVTHALWNQQKMKKFKKHIIICNWNGKASSIIQQLLESNHGEPLDIVVVSASEVFAARDFHHFENVHFIQADPTHHVTLEDLQAFQAKAIILLADDESSGPDEKNALIALAVKHLEETPGKQKDIHVIAELVNLDRRRHLQEAGVDEVVSARDYSSGIIAQSAIFRNMSVVYQQLLTYSDDSNEFYFIQPGNYPSELLGKRFPELGTWISDYSAKHPNNPILLLGVKRGDGTILLNPKPSHFDHLEEEDSLIVMAFRNIERIV
- a CDS encoding phycobilisome linker polypeptide, which encodes MMGSTALNSSTPSGSRMFRYEVRGLRQSPGTDKNDYPIRSSDSIFMTVPYNRMNEEMRRITRMGGEIVSIEPVTFDPNGSSAEESGSDE
- a CDS encoding HEAT repeat domain-containing protein → MTLDSLLADVDRADSAVSLLMAVRSLAQTSNPQAVPKLIEVLGFNNPGAAVAAVQGLVTIGEPAVEPLLKHLDGYNYGARAWAIRSLAEIGDPRALDVLLTAAGDFALSVRRAAARGLGRIQWQTLDASQQAAGQRRVLTRLLETTADPEWVVRYAAIVGLEALGKSLGETAVRQEIEPCLQRLHHEDEEAAIRGRSQLAQQRLTGG